Within Saccharomycodes ludwigii strain NBRC 1722 chromosome IV, whole genome shotgun sequence, the genomic segment AACATTAAATGGATATTAGTTGAGATGATCCCTTAGTGATACAATCTGAactgaaaaatataaatacatcaaaaataatataatataaaataaaataaataaatgaaaaatactGCCTAGAGTCAAATATAACATTATATGTCACTTTTAATAGAAGGAAAAtctaatttataaaatatttatacttTATATGTTTATATGCAGGAATCTAACAAATTTATAGACGTTTATTTCACTATTTGTATtgaaatgataatattttaatatttctgAATAGTATTATaacagcaaaaaaaaaaaaaaaaaaaaaaaaaaaagaaaaaagaaaaaagaaaaaagaaaaaaaaaaagaaaaaaaaaaaagaaaaaaaaaaagaaaaaatcataTGGCCCAAGCATTAACTGTGCCACTTGCATAACCCGATAATAAATAACCGTCTTTATAACTTATACAGCCAACATAGTCATTCCGCTCGAAAAGCTCATCTGAATTTTCATCATTAAATATATGCTCAATCTTGGATTTTGATTGTCTGTCATACACTGCTACTTGGGAACAAGATTCTAGATTAACAATAATCTTATTCATATCAATCTGTAATCCGGTTACTGACGATTCGTACGCAAAATAATCATACAAATTACCCATCCTTAAATCCCAAACGCGAACAGTACGATCCATAGACCCAGTAATTAATTGAGCTGAATCAAACTTCAATGCAGTAATGGCGTTGGTATGACCTTCCAACATACGAACAACGGAACCAGAACGCAAGTCCCATAATCGCACGATCCCATCTTTTGTGCCTGTAGCTAAAGCAGCATCAAATACTTGCAATCCACCAACAGCAGGTATATCCTTGGTCAATAACATAGAAGCTGTCATGGAATTAGCATTGCTTCTGTATTTCTCCcttctaataaaatttaaatccaACGTTTGAATGCACTTCCCTGTAACCAAATCCCATTGACGTATAGTTCTATCTTGAGAGCCAGACAACAAACTCTCGCCATCCGAACTTAATGCAGTAATTTCATCTATATGGGAATCAAACGTGTGCAAACAACATTCATCAGGCTCATAGCTGCCACCATCCAAAGCACGCTTAATGTTCCACAGTTTCAATGTGGCATCTTTACTCCCAGTTATTAGTATATCCCTAGAATCCATTTGCATACAAGTGGTACTGGCTAGATGGCCCTTTAATTCTccaatatatttgtttttatttaaatccCATAACTTAATTTCAGGATTGGTCTCAGCTGCAATACACATTGTGCCAAATGGTACGTCAAAGTCGATTGCAGTGGTGGGTGTTTTGCACACTTTGTCGTACCTCTGAATCAATGAACCTTGACCGTAGTAGTTTTGTAGAGTCGGCAAAGTTTTTCTCTTGTCTCTTTTAAGATGGTGAGTCAATGATTGCTCATCCAATAACCCTGTTGTtgtaatgttttttttttgctggTTTTTAACTTCATTGGCCAACTTTTCATGAGCCATGCTATTTGACACGTctccttcttttctttcacTTTCTGTTGACAAGCCATTCAATTGGCTCTCCATTTCATCTTCGTTTAAATTATACTCCTCAATCATATCTATCCTATCCTCTATACCAGATAAATgcttttccaaaaaaactTCATATTGTTCAATTTTGGCCACTCTTTGAAAAACTAAATTTCTCATTGAATTTAACTGCTTTATCTTTAAATctaattcatttatttcACTCGcagctatttttttttggatttccAATAGGTCTAAATTAGTATATATACTAGCTTCGCCATCTTTCAAAAGTTTCAATGAATaagttttctttaaaacatCAATATTTACTCCTTCAGGTAGAATAAATtcaccatcatcatcatcatcattatggCTATCCTCTTTAGCACTTCCCTCTTTTTgacctttattttttaacaattttatattattatcttggatacttttctttatcaAAGGAATTGAAGCGTTGAATCCTTGAAATAAAGTGGGTCCATTTGTTTCTCCTAGCTTTGAGCTCCCTTGTTTATTATGTGGGACGACTTGATCGGATAATGCTTTGGCGCCAGCATGTTTTGTAACATCAGCGGTTACCTTATTTTGCAgtgataatttattattaccttTACGGGGTTTCCTTTCAGACTCACTACCAGATGATGAATTAGATGGTAGATCTTCTAATAATTCATCACTAATATAACTCAAAACTTTAAATGAAGATTTTACGTTACTTCCTTTAACTTTGAAATAATCTTTCCCATTTTTAGCCACATATAAATTTTGAaagctattattatttttgttctttttatgattattttcattattgttCAGCTGATTTTTCCTGTAATTGATTAATGCAGATTCAGCAGAAGTAGCGGTTGTGTCTGAAGTTAAtgcttcttttaaaatagcTTGATATGGTGATTTATATGACAAAATTACACTTTCGGCAATTGAAGTCCCAccgttattattgttgttatccGAATTGGAGGCAGCCAATAGAACAGATGCAGTCGTTGATAAAGATTTtgcaaaattattaaaagttgtGGTAGACAAAGTGTCGTTAGACATATTTACTATCGTAGCTAactgtaattttttttttttttttttttttttttatatttcgTGTGCGTATctgaatattattgttattaatagtgataaataatttggaaTGTGGACAGGAGTATGGTACTGTCTATTGaactaatattaatttatttattccttaatgttttgttaataaatattcagTATATGCATGCATAGATAcccatatatatatatatatatatatatgtatatagatcttttttacctttttttttttttattattattgttattattataatattttatgatactattaagaaaagaaaagaaaagaaaacaaaacaaaacaaaacaaaacaaaacaaacatAAATGtcaataaatgaaaaagatgaaagaaagtggtaaaaaaaaaaaaaaaaattgtaaaaaaaaagactaaaattaactttattttttctcccttttataaatatatttgctaagaatataaattatagttttatttaactTTAGTTATTTTACCGGGTGGTttactttttgtttttttttttatttggaaagaaaaatagaaaaaaaattaaaaaaaaaattaaaaaaaaaattatacatttttttttttatgaaagAAATTTAGACACATTTGACATAAGTATTCTTCTAAGCtttactttatttaaattgtttataggttttaaatattcattTATATAAGTAAAATGATCAATTGAATGTTCTCTTTTTTAACCTCCTTAAAATCTTTCATATAAGAAATCAAAgtaaaaatcatttttatgaTTGGATTTCCGTTATTCTTTTGctaattattatgattattattattcttaacGTATGGTTTGCCTTGAACCAATTAAAACCCACTTTGAGAATTAAACTAGCTTAACTTTAATATATCGCACATAATTCACGTGACTTACCCGTTCTGTTTATATCCGATTATTTATATCCGATTATTTGTCTGTCCTTTGTGAATTCGGTCAACTTGTCtattttctcttcttttcctACAACTTTCacaacataaaaatataagttattatcatacaatgctaaaacaaaaccaaaaaaaagatcacTATCTGTTTCGAGTAGGGCAACCCATTAaccttttcattttttatctgTACTTTTTATCTTCTTTCGCTGCTCAATTATCTTCTTCAATCTGTCAACTTCTCCTTGTTCTTTCGTAATTAAATCATTAATGTCATCATAATAACCTATCTTGTCTTCCTGTGTTTGTATTTCATCCTTTAATTCTATTACTTGCGTACTTAATTCTTGGAATTTATGGTACAAATCGTTGTATTTTACTGTATATTCATTAAGAGGCCATTGCATTATAATATcgttaaatatttgaaatattaaatcGTTAGAAAAATCTTCCacaaataatgtttttctCCTTTTGCTACCAGCGTCTTCATTATCGCCGTAGTTTGTTATTACACTACCATCACGCAATGCATACAAGAGatctttaatttcattattatcattgtaTTTTCTCAACagtatattaaaaacattagAATCAACACCCATGGTACTagcactattattattattattattattattgttattattaaagataTCATCTAAAGTTGATGTTCTTCTATTGCTATTCAATGTTGTTCTTCTTCGATCTAGTTTCCTAccattgatattattataatcttCTTCTTGAGTGTTTTCCAATCTTTCGTCACTATTGTTACTTATtacattttgttttaaataataatcctTGGGAACTTCAATAACGGGCGATTCATTTAATGGTCGTGTTCTACTTTTagaatttaaataatccGCAATACCGATTTTTGAACCATCTTTCCTGATGGGaaattcattatttttgctaTCATACAAAGATGCTTCTTCTTCTGGATCAGCATCTCTTATcaattttgtaattttatcgttattattatctggGGTATTATCATCTTGATTGTTTAGTACTGCATTACTATATATACCTGGCGGCTTGAAATATAATGTTGAGATAGAATCACAATGATTTGATATCTTATTCAATATATTATCCAAATTCATTGCAGACGGATTATTAGGTATAACACTGTTATAACTATTCATGTTGATAAAGTCTTTCTAGATCTAGTTCTTTATACTATTTTTGttcaatataaaaacagaaaaaaaacaaaaaacaaaaaacaaaaaaaagaagatacGCGACAAGTACTTTCATTGCAAGCAAAAATTGAACTCAAGAAATAATCAAAACCATCCCTTCTGTTCtcatataaataaacaaatagcATGAATAACTATAAAATACATGTAATCACTCCAagagggggaaaaaaaaactaatatatatatatacatatatatatatatatataatatgaTTTAATACAAACTGTATAAATCGCACCTTATTAATCTCTCCAGGATACATAAACTTCATCAGTTCTAAATTTTTGGGTAACAACCGTTTCAGCCAAGTCTTTAACTTTATCGCCCATTCTATATTGTAATAAACCAGCTTGCGCTATCATTACTCCATTATCTATACAAAATCTTTCATCAGTGGCATACACTTTACCACCTTTTCTGTCCTCACACATAGCTTGCATCATTTCTTGTAATCTAACGTTACAACCTACACCACCTACAATTAAAACCTGTGTTGAATTCACATGCGCCATTGCCCTTTCTGTAATTTCAACTAACATGGCAAAAAGATGTTCCTGTAAAGAATAGCACAAATCTTCTACAGTGATTTCTACCTCTGATTctttatttgaatttttgtTATACAAGAGCTTATTAACCTTAATCTTGTTCCCTCTAAACAGGTCTTTAGCAATTTTGTCGATATACGCTAGGATACCACTCATAGATAAATCCATGCCCTTCACAGTATACGGCAATTCCACCAAATTTTTACCCTTTTTCGCCAACTGttcaatattataacccgGTGATGGATAATtggaaatttttaaagttcTAGCAAATCTGTCTAAACAATTACCAATGGCAATATCCAAAGTTTCACCAAATATCCTGTATCTATTTTCTGAATATGCGATTACCTGTGTATTTCCGCCAGAAACATACAAAACTACCGGATTTTCAGCTTTAGTGATCTCCCTTCCCATTTCAATGTGCCCGACACAATGATTTACACCAACCAGCGGTATGCAATACATTAAACTTAATGTTCTAGCAGCTATAACCACAGAGTGCAAAGGCGCCCCCATGCCAGGACCCTTagtaaaacaaataatatctATATCCTGAATAGAAATTTTAGATTCTTCAACTGCTCTTTTAATTAACCTAACAATCCAATTTCTATGATGTCTTGCTGTATCTCTGGGCAAAAAACCCTCACCTGGCGGCGTAATATATGTATCACGAACATTACTTAATATTTCTAATCCTGTACTGGTGCTACTGCTACTGCTGCTAGATGATATTAGTGGGTATTTGTGTTTAATTATACCAACACCTAGCTTGTTAGCTGATCCTTCTAAACCTAATGCCAAGtaatactttttattttttggagatattttattcaaattgACCACCATAATTTCCTTAGCTGCTTTTTAGctgattatttttgtatttctaaatattttttttttttttttttttccagttCTTTATCTGATAAAACATTTTGAGCAAAGGGGAAGGAtggggggaaaaaaaaaatttttttttaatctgcTTTGAATTAAGCTTTTAGTTATAAgagcgaaaaaaaaaaaaaaaaaaaaaaagaaagagatctagatgaaaaaaaaaaaaactatcaTGGCTGattaacttttatttatatcatcatcactTATGATCTTGattcaaatatataattacagataaaaatatagttTTTTGATGTACTTCTactaatatatatagatgGAATAATATCAGTAATACTACAACAAAtctaattgtttttaattcct encodes:
- a CDS encoding WD repeat MDV1/CAF4 family protein (similar to Saccharomyces cerevisiae YJL112W | MDV1 | Mitochondrial DiVision (paralog of YKR036C | CAF4)), which codes for MSNDTLSTTTFNNFAKSLSTTASVLLAASNSDNNNNNGGTSIAESVILSYKSPYQAILKEALTSDTTATSAESALINYRKNQLNNNENNHKKNKNNNSFQNLYVAKNGKDYFKVKGSNVKSSFKVLSYISDELLEDLPSNSSSGSESERKPRKGNNKLSLQNKVTADVTKHAGAKALSDQVVPHNKQGSSKLGETNGPTLFQGFNASIPLIKKSIQDNNIKLLKNKGQKEGSAKEDSHNDDDDDGEFILPEGVNIDVLKKTYSLKLLKDGEASIYTNLDLLEIQKKIAASEINELDLKIKQLNSMRNLVFQRVAKIEQYEVFLEKHLSGIEDRIDMIEEYNLNEDEMESQLNGLSTESERKEGDVSNSMAHEKLANEVKNQQKKNITTTGLLDEQSLTHHLKRDKRKTLPTLQNYYGQGSLIQRYDKVCKTPTTAIDFDVPFGTMCIAAETNPEIKLWDLNKNKYIGELKGHLASTTCMQMDSRDILITGSKDATLKLWNIKRALDGGSYEPDECCLHTFDSHIDEITALSSDGESLLSGSQDRTIRQWDLVTGKCIQTLDLNFIRREKYRSNANSMTASMLLTKDIPAVGGLQVFDAALATGTKDGIVRLWDLRSGSVVRMLEGHTNAITALKFDSAQLITGSMDRTVRVWDLRMGNLYDYFAYESSVTGLQIDMNKIIVNLESCSQVAVYDRQSKSKIEHIFNDENSDELFERNDYVGCISYKDGYLLSGYASGTVNAWAI
- the SPC34 gene encoding Spc34p (similar to Saccharomyces cerevisiae YKR037C | SPC34 | Spindle Pole Component), which gives rise to MNSYNSVIPNNPSAMNLDNILNKISNHCDSISTLYFKPPGIYSNAVLNNQDDNTPDNNNDKITKLIRDADPEEEASLYDSKNNEFPIRKDGSKIGIADYLNSKSRTRPLNESPVIEVPKDYYLKQNVISNNSDERLENTQEEDYNNINGRKLDRRRTTLNSNRRTSTLDDIFNNNNNNNNNNNSASTMGVDSNVFNILLRKYNDNNEIKDLLYALRDGSVITNYGDNEDAGSKRRKTLFVEDFSNDLIFQIFNDIIMQWPLNEYTVKYNDLYHKFQELSTQVIELKDEIQTQEDKIGYYDDINDLITKEQGEVDRLKKIIEQRKKIKSTDKK
- the KAE1 gene encoding tRNA N6-adenosine threonylcarbamoyltransferase (similar to Saccharomyces cerevisiae YKR038C | KAE1 | Kinase-Associated Endopeptidase), which translates into the protein MVVNLNKISPKNKKYYLALGLEGSANKLGVGIIKHKYPLISSSSSSSSTSTGLEILSNVRDTYITPPGEGFLPRDTARHHRNWIVRLIKRAVEESKISIQDIDIICFTKGPGMGAPLHSVVIAARTLSLMYCIPLVGVNHCVGHIEMGREITKAENPVVLYVSGGNTQVIAYSENRYRIFGETLDIAIGNCLDRFARTLKISNYPSPGYNIEQLAKKGKNLVELPYTVKGMDLSMSGILAYIDKIAKDLFRGNKIKVNKLLYNKNSNKESEVEITVEDLCYSLQEHLFAMLVEITERAMAHVNSTQVLIVGGVGCNVRLQEMMQAMCEDRKGGKVYATDERFCIDNGVMIAQAGLLQYRMGDKVKDLAETVVTQKFRTDEVYVSWRD